The following coding sequences are from one Arcobacter nitrofigilis DSM 7299 window:
- a CDS encoding thioredoxin family protein — MILRLLIFFIFLFTSNLLADNISKNNYDENKILKEAKKLDKKILVFVSRDNCPYCKIMREKVFPKVDVENIINKNFIFLEVNIDHDFLPFELSKNFQGMTPTFYFISKNKKILNRYLGAWTKKDFLFILNENIKK; from the coding sequence ATGATACTTAGACTTTTGATATTTTTTATTTTTTTATTCACTTCAAATTTATTAGCAGACAATATATCCAAAAATAATTATGATGAAAATAAGATTTTAAAAGAAGCAAAAAAATTAGACAAAAAGATACTTGTATTTGTCTCAAGAGACAATTGCCCTTATTGTAAAATAATGAGGGAAAAAGTTTTTCCAAAGGTAGATGTTGAAAATATAATAAATAAAAACTTTATATTTTTAGAAGTTAATATTGACCATGATTTTTTACCATTTGAGTTAAGTAAAAATTTTCAAGGGATGACTCCTACTTTTTATTTTATTTCAAAGAATAAAAAAATATTAAACAGATATTTAGGTGCTTGGACAAAAAAAGATTTTTTATTTATTTTGAATGAGAATATTAAAAAATGA
- a CDS encoding HD domain-containing phosphohydrolase gives MDKKKELNFNLNNFLLALSFSLDYLRKDKCSSSLNYSKRVTYIALNIGKELQLSPQEMSDLCSFSLVHSVGLMNTSQISKEYCESSNDIVSTLPFLDGSKKDILKYQNEYYDGSGFFGLKAEEIPLFSQLLSISIAIENRFNLSTITVKDRTNVISFIENSKNELFSDNLADIFLKVSQKTSFWLDLQNETEILYFIFGSLHDFTITLAFEKLFQITSSLYLINNVDSKLLVNLEKIMDFYNFEHKDKFTLLIAASLCNIGKSCIPSSIINKKTKLETWEYEEIKSYPYYTKKVLSNIMGFDDISSWASKVQEKPNGKGYPFCLKGKDLSLKDRLLAVVNSFSALSSTKSYRKAYNKAEAIKILKDSAQKDDSYDLSIIEDLEKVL, from the coding sequence ATGGACAAAAAGAAAGAGCTCAACTTTAATCTAAATAATTTTTTATTGGCATTATCTTTTAGTCTTGATTATTTGAGAAAAGATAAATGTTCAAGTAGTCTAAATTATTCAAAAAGAGTTACATATATTGCTCTAAATATAGGAAAAGAGTTACAGCTTAGTCCTCAAGAGATGAGTGACTTGTGCTCTTTTTCTTTAGTTCATTCAGTTGGATTAATGAACACTTCACAAATATCAAAAGAGTATTGTGAATCTTCTAATGATATTGTAAGTACTTTACCTTTTTTAGATGGAAGTAAAAAAGATATTTTAAAATACCAAAATGAATATTATGATGGAAGTGGATTTTTTGGTTTAAAAGCTGAGGAAATACCATTATTTTCTCAACTTTTATCTATTTCAATTGCTATTGAAAATAGATTTAATCTCTCAACTATTACAGTAAAAGATAGAACTAATGTTATATCTTTCATAGAAAATAGTAAAAATGAACTTTTTTCTGATAACTTGGCAGATATATTTTTAAAGGTATCTCAAAAAACTAGTTTTTGGCTTGATCTACAAAATGAAACTGAAATACTGTATTTTATATTTGGTAGTTTACATGATTTTACAATTACTTTAGCCTTTGAAAAATTATTTCAAATTACATCTTCTTTATATTTGATAAATAATGTAGATTCTAAGTTATTAGTTAATTTAGAAAAAATAATGGATTTTTATAATTTTGAACACAAAGACAAGTTTACATTACTTATTGCTGCTTCTTTATGTAATATTGGGAAATCATGTATACCTTCTTCAATTATTAATAAAAAGACAAAGTTAGAAACTTGGGAATACGAAGAGATAAAATCATATCCATACTATACAAAAAAAGTTTTATCAAATATTATGGGCTTTGATGATATATCTTCTTGGGCTTCTAAGGTTCAAGAAAAACCAAATGGTAAAGGTTATCCTTTTTGTTTAAAAGGGAAGGATTTAAGCCTAAAAGATAGGCTTCTAGCTGTAGTTAATAGTTTTTCTGCACTAAGTTCTACTAAAAGTTATAGAAAAGCATATAATAAAGCTGAAGCAATAAAAATATTAAAAGATAGTGCACAAAAAGATGATAGTTATGATTTGTCTATTATTGAAGATTTAGAGAAAGTTTTATAA
- a CDS encoding universal stress protein translates to MEYKRIFFPLGGGGELRSRIHGALLIGKHFNAHLEIFKSQARPSQIMKFDNSLPDTVLKELNAMTKERLEEEISEHETIFKEEIKKIGNLASSKSKNNTATATIITGEGFRSKLIEEESKYCDLVIVSTPHEARITATFETAVTKSGKPALMFPRKMKKFSTEKILIGWNNSPEVARAVSEAIPLLKNAKKVHIISSKKYGKDLNQVSKLQSYLEDHGISTSFEIVKTTKTPGQALLKYAKDGKFNLIVAGAFGHRGLKELMFGGTTKYMLKNSDIPIFMAH, encoded by the coding sequence ATGGAATATAAAAGAATTTTTTTCCCTCTTGGGGGAGGTGGAGAACTTAGATCTAGAATTCATGGTGCACTATTAATAGGAAAACACTTTAATGCACACTTGGAGATATTTAAATCTCAAGCAAGACCAAGTCAAATAATGAAGTTTGATAATAGTTTGCCTGATACTGTATTAAAAGAGCTTAATGCTATGACAAAAGAGAGATTAGAAGAAGAGATAAGTGAACATGAAACTATTTTTAAAGAAGAAATTAAAAAAATTGGTAATTTAGCTTCATCAAAATCTAAAAATAATACAGCAACAGCTACTATTATTACAGGGGAAGGATTTAGAAGTAAATTAATAGAAGAAGAGTCAAAATATTGTGATTTAGTAATAGTTTCAACTCCTCACGAAGCTAGAATAACTGCAACATTTGAAACAGCTGTTACAAAAAGTGGAAAACCTGCTTTAATGTTTCCAAGAAAAATGAAAAAATTTAGTACTGAAAAGATATTGATTGGATGGAATAATTCACCAGAAGTAGCAAGAGCAGTATCTGAAGCTATACCACTATTAAAAAATGCAAAAAAAGTACACATAATCTCATCTAAAAAGTATGGGAAAGATTTAAATCAAGTTTCTAAATTACAAAGCTATTTAGAAGATCATGGTATTAGTACAAGCTTTGAAATTGTAAAAACAACAAAAACACCAGGTCAAGCACTTTTAAAATATGCAAAAGATGGTAAATTTAATTTAATAGTTGCAGGTGCATTTGGACATCGTGGATTAAAAGAATTAATGTTTGGTGGAACAACTAAATATATGTTAAAAAATAGTGATATACCAATATTTATGGCACACTAA
- the soxZ gene encoding thiosulfate oxidation carrier complex protein SoxZ, with protein MAKTRIKAKEKDGIVTVKAMAKHEMLSYVEAKKAKKEVNFITNFKATSNGKVVYEVSTSQFLSKNPYVKFSFHGKAGDDLTFWWIDLKGNTDTETVKIK; from the coding sequence ATGGCTAAAACTAGAATAAAAGCAAAAGAGAAAGATGGTATAGTTACTGTAAAAGCTATGGCTAAACATGAAATGTTAAGTTATGTAGAAGCAAAAAAAGCAAAAAAAGAGGTAAATTTTATTACTAATTTTAAAGCTACATCAAATGGTAAAGTTGTTTATGAAGTATCAACAAGTCAATTTTTATCAAAAAATCCATATGTGAAGTTTTCTTTTCATGGTAAAGCGGGGGATGATTTGACTTTTTGGTGGATTGATTTAAAAGGTAATACTGACACTGAAACTGTTAAGATAAAATAA
- the soxB gene encoding thiosulfohydrolase SoxB, which produces MSKLSRREFVYMMAVLGAAPVFANSHTRMTNTNKLEDYYKLKPFGNTRLLHLTDCHAQLVPVYFREPSVNLGFFDNLGKPPHIVGEKFLDYYGIKDNPRLEYAYSCVNFEKNAKAMGRTGGFAQMKTVVDFLKNSFGADKTLLLDGGDTWQGSWTALQTRGKDMVGAMNLLGVDIAVGHWEFTYTAKEVLENVKLLNAEFLAQNVKVKEDALFNGTAEAYDEDKGYAFKPYTIKEISGSRVAIIGQAFPYTTIANPQRFIPDWTFSINKDGMQELVNEIRESEKPDAVIVLSHNGYDTDKKMAQVCTGIDFIMGGHTHDGVPEAVPVKNKEGTTYVCNAGSNGKFLNVLDLDIQNGKVKDFKFTLLPIFSDLIPEDKEMKKYIEDVRAPFKKELTREIATTDETLFRRGNFNGSWDQIICDALVDVKDAEIALSPGFRWGTSVMPGQAITFDDLATQTAMTYPETYRRGITGKDIKAILEDVADNLFNPDPFYQQGGDMVRTGGISYKINPTASMGNRISDITLTRNGQKLQAKKEYQVAGWSTVGAKSPGEPVWETVETYLKSVKHVKNLKIDTPDIIGIKGNPGIVS; this is translated from the coding sequence ATGAGTAAACTTAGCAGAAGAGAATTTGTTTATATGATGGCAGTATTAGGTGCTGCTCCAGTATTTGCTAATTCTCATACAAGAATGACAAATACAAATAAATTGGAAGACTATTACAAGTTAAAACCATTTGGTAATACTAGACTTCTTCATTTGACAGATTGTCATGCACAATTAGTACCTGTTTATTTTAGAGAGCCAAGTGTTAACCTTGGTTTTTTTGATAATCTAGGTAAACCACCACATATAGTAGGTGAAAAATTTTTAGATTATTATGGAATAAAAGATAATCCAAGATTAGAATATGCTTATTCATGTGTTAATTTTGAAAAAAATGCAAAAGCTATGGGAAGAACAGGTGGTTTTGCTCAAATGAAAACTGTTGTTGACTTCTTGAAAAATAGTTTTGGAGCTGATAAGACTCTTTTATTAGATGGAGGTGATACTTGGCAAGGTTCATGGACAGCTTTACAAACAAGAGGTAAAGACATGGTTGGTGCTATGAATTTACTTGGTGTTGATATTGCTGTTGGACATTGGGAGTTTACTTATACAGCTAAAGAAGTATTAGAAAATGTAAAACTTCTAAATGCAGAGTTTCTTGCTCAAAATGTAAAAGTAAAAGAAGATGCTTTATTTAATGGAACTGCAGAAGCTTATGATGAAGATAAAGGTTATGCTTTTAAACCATATACAATCAAAGAGATTAGTGGTTCAAGAGTTGCTATTATTGGACAAGCTTTCCCTTATACAACAATTGCAAATCCTCAAAGATTTATTCCTGATTGGACTTTTTCAATTAATAAAGATGGAATGCAAGAGTTAGTTAATGAAATAAGAGAGAGTGAAAAACCAGATGCAGTAATTGTATTGTCTCATAATGGTTATGATACAGATAAAAAGATGGCACAAGTTTGTACAGGAATTGACTTTATTATGGGTGGACATACTCATGATGGTGTTCCTGAAGCTGTTCCTGTTAAAAATAAAGAGGGTACAACTTATGTTTGTAATGCAGGAAGTAATGGTAAATTCTTAAATGTTTTAGATTTAGACATTCAAAATGGTAAAGTAAAAGATTTCAAATTTACTTTATTACCTATTTTTTCTGATTTGATTCCTGAAGATAAAGAGATGAAAAAATATATCGAAGATGTAAGAGCTCCCTTTAAAAAGGAATTAACAAGAGAAATTGCAACTACTGATGAAACTCTGTTTAGAAGAGGAAATTTTAATGGTTCTTGGGATCAAATTATTTGTGATGCTTTAGTTGATGTAAAAGATGCAGAAATTGCTTTATCTCCTGGATTTAGATGGGGAACATCAGTTATGCCTGGTCAAGCAATTACTTTTGATGACTTAGCTACACAAACGGCTATGACTTATCCTGAAACTTATAGAAGAGGAATAACAGGAAAAGATATCAAAGCTATTTTAGAAGATGTTGCTGATAACTTATTTAATCCAGATCCATTTTATCAACAAGGTGGAGATATGGTAAGAACAGGTGGGATTTCTTATAAAATTAATCCTACTGCTAGTATGGGAAATAGAATTTCAGATATTACACTTACAAGAAATGGGCAAAAACTTCAAGCAAAAAAAGAGTATCAAGTTGCTGGTTGGTCAACTGTTGGTGCTAAATCACCAGGTGAACCAGTATGGGAGACAGTTGAAACATATTTAAAAAGTGTAAAACATGTTAAAAATTTAAAAATTGATACTCCTGATATCATAGGAATAAAAGGCAATCCTGGGATTGTTTCGTAA
- a CDS encoding c-type cytochrome, which translates to MFTLEVKKTLIGLSVATAVILTGCVELDTPTSSSSTLKKNVDGSVIYPIVNNKYTKYHVNPQDESGFSKYGRAPTANEIKAWNVDIKPDNIDLPEGEGSVGDGGELYDAKCAVCHGDFGVGGKGYPPLQGGVGSLKYQLGLTGNEAPRKTIGSYWPYASTLFWYIKTAMPFPAPKSLTNDEVYAITAYLLSVNDIKVSGKEMDDDFILGKHNFNGIKMNNADGFYAVSPDRHDLKEMRPPLAQGERCMSNCKQPKPVHIKQKITGFVPPISTEKSLPKEEGKEKSAAQTVYETSCSTCHGNEAIGAPLFGDKEAWATVMKKGKDAVYKDAINGINAMPPKGGTDLSDDEFKAVVDYMINSSK; encoded by the coding sequence ATGTTCACGTTAGAAGTTAAAAAAACATTAATAGGATTAAGCGTAGCAACTGCAGTAATTTTAACAGGATGTGTAGAATTAGATACTCCAACTTCTAGTTCTTCTACTTTAAAAAAGAATGTTGATGGCTCAGTTATTTATCCAATTGTTAATAATAAATATACTAAATATCATGTAAATCCTCAAGATGAAAGTGGATTTTCAAAGTATGGAAGAGCTCCAACTGCAAATGAAATAAAAGCATGGAATGTTGATATAAAACCAGATAATATAGATTTACCAGAAGGTGAAGGTTCTGTTGGAGATGGTGGAGAATTATATGATGCTAAATGTGCAGTTTGTCATGGAGACTTTGGTGTTGGTGGAAAAGGTTATCCTCCATTGCAAGGTGGAGTAGGGAGTCTAAAATACCAATTAGGTTTAACAGGAAATGAAGCTCCAAGAAAAACTATTGGTTCTTATTGGCCTTATGCTAGTACATTGTTTTGGTATATTAAAACTGCTATGCCATTTCCAGCACCAAAAAGTTTAACAAATGATGAAGTTTATGCTATTACTGCTTATTTATTATCTGTAAATGACATTAAAGTTAGTGGAAAAGAAATGGATGATGATTTTATTTTAGGTAAACATAATTTTAATGGTATTAAAATGAATAATGCGGATGGTTTTTATGCCGTAAGTCCAGATAGACATGACTTAAAAGAGATGAGACCTCCGTTGGCGCAAGGGGAGAGATGTATGTCAAATTGTAAACAACCTAAACCTGTGCATATAAAACAAAAAATTACAGGTTTTGTTCCACCAATTTCGACAGAAAAGTCTTTACCAAAAGAAGAGGGTAAAGAAAAATCTGCTGCACAAACTGTTTATGAGACTTCTTGTAGTACTTGTCATGGGAATGAAGCAATAGGTGCTCCATTGTTTGGGGATAAAGAGGCTTGGGCAACAGTTATGAAAAAAGGTAAAGATGCTGTTTACAAAGATGCTATCAATGGAATAAATGCAATGCCTCCAAAAGGTGGTACTGATTTATCTGATGATGAGTTTAAAGCAGTTGTTGACTACATGATTAACTCAAGTAAATAA
- a CDS encoding rhodanese-like domain-containing protein has product MTILKKITIATLVSTMCISSVFAEKIVPISKGVKSIEMNLNGEKFTLMRNQTAGNKITPLYNRTDNGVPQPMILSEGVETLGELEFIDYMKKAQSDKSIAIIDTRTPGWFVRLRVPGAINVPYTNFDEKDTAIEMMEDEMGVVQKDDGTLDFSKAKTLALYCNGYWCGQTPAMVKNAKFSLLKMGYPASKIKYYRGGMQAWTSLGFTVIGDGK; this is encoded by the coding sequence ATGACAATTTTAAAAAAAATAACTATAGCTACACTAGTTTCAACTATGTGTATAAGTTCGGTATTTGCGGAAAAGATTGTTCCTATTTCAAAAGGTGTTAAATCTATTGAAATGAATTTAAATGGTGAAAAATTTACTTTAATGAGAAATCAAACTGCTGGAAATAAAATTACACCACTTTATAATAGAACAGATAATGGGGTGCCCCAACCAATGATTTTATCAGAAGGTGTAGAAACATTGGGAGAGCTAGAATTTATTGATTATATGAAAAAAGCACAATCTGATAAAAGTATTGCAATAATTGATACACGAACGCCAGGTTGGTTTGTAAGATTAAGAGTACCTGGAGCTATAAATGTTCCATATACAAATTTTGATGAAAAAGATACTGCAATAGAGATGATGGAAGATGAGATGGGTGTTGTTCAAAAAGATGATGGAACACTTGATTTTTCTAAGGCAAAAACTTTAGCTTTATATTGTAATGGATATTGGTGTGGACAAACTCCAGCAATGGTGAAAAATGCAAAATTCTCATTATTAAAAATGGGATATCCAGCTTCAAAAATTAAATACTATAGAGGTGGGATGCAAGCATGGACTTCTTTAGGATTTACTGTAATTGGTGATGGTAAATAA
- a CDS encoding DsrE family protein → MKSFILVVLLSVLGFSSSTFSDPQPTFNNPRKVVFQLFYSDVKRVNHTLSSIYNILKEYPSDTLKVVVVTYGSGMRAIKKDYDKKTLARIASLMEYDVEFIGCKNTMETMHWTKNDFIDGVTYVQAGIVELIERQVKGYIGVLAY, encoded by the coding sequence ATGAAAAGTTTTATATTAGTAGTATTATTATCTGTTTTGGGTTTTTCTAGTTCAACTTTTAGTGATCCTCAACCAACATTTAATAATCCAAGAAAAGTAGTATTTCAATTATTTTATTCAGATGTAAAAAGAGTAAATCATACTTTAAGTTCTATATACAATATATTAAAGGAGTATCCAAGTGATACTTTAAAAGTAGTAGTTGTAACTTATGGCAGTGGTATGAGAGCAATAAAAAAAGATTACGATAAAAAGACATTAGCAAGAATCGCTTCTTTGATGGAGTATGATGTTGAATTTATTGGATGTAAAAATACTATGGAAACTATGCATTGGACTAAGAATGATTTTATAGATGGTGTTACTTATGTACAAGCAGGAATAGTAGAATTAATTGAAAGACAAGTTAAGGGTTATATTGGGGTTTTAGCCTATTAA
- a CDS encoding MOSC domain-containing protein: MKKLGKVIGTFSATKESKSSSPRPKVEILNLIKDFGIKNDKFAQKDLDKTVMVLGVNSYEVSLQNNINLEFGSLGENVIFDFNPHTLPIGTVLQIGECQIQIMQKCTMCDHLSIFHKRLPKIVKDCRGLYCKILKNGTIEVDFDVYI, translated from the coding sequence ATGAAAAAATTAGGAAAAGTAATTGGTACTTTTAGTGCAACTAAGGAATCAAAAAGTAGTAGTCCTAGACCAAAAGTAGAGATTTTAAATCTTATAAAAGATTTTGGAATAAAAAATGATAAGTTTGCACAAAAAGACTTAGATAAAACTGTTATGGTTTTAGGAGTAAATAGTTATGAAGTATCATTGCAAAATAATATTAATTTGGAGTTTGGTAGTTTAGGAGAAAATGTCATTTTTGATTTTAATCCACATACTTTACCCATAGGTACAGTTTTGCAAATAGGGGAGTGTCAAATACAAATAATGCAAAAATGTACTATGTGTGATCATTTGAGTATTTTTCACAAACGATTACCAAAAATTGTAAAAGATTGTAGGGGATTGTATTGTAAAATATTAAAAAATGGTACAATTGAAGTAGATTTTGATGTATATATTTAA
- a CDS encoding alpha/beta hydrolase, with the protein MNGKIFLYISLIFLALNLHAQKVSHEECLEKGDNYIFAGGECIHYFKSKGDRGGYLNIIVHGTWPDGTNTLGRYSTFAETLTLNTDITTVAVALPGYSDSSTNNFTALAHEGVKNLAAKEEYINFLGELISELKDRFEAKVVTYIGHSAGAMMGATLTGVEPNLINNAVLVGGRYDIHESDKSTGLISIVDVLNKVSKKTKFLLIYGENDKISPPEVTKNFYKLAIEKGLDAKIIEVKNGVHLDLDMTDTSLEAITKLLEEE; encoded by the coding sequence ATGAATGGGAAAATTTTTTTATATATCAGTTTAATTTTTTTAGCTTTAAATTTACATGCACAAAAAGTAAGTCATGAAGAGTGTTTAGAAAAGGGTGATAATTATATATTTGCAGGAGGCGAATGTATTCATTATTTTAAAAGTAAAGGTGATAGGGGTGGTTATTTAAATATAATTGTTCATGGTACTTGGCCAGATGGTACAAATACTTTAGGAAGATATTCTACTTTTGCTGAAACTCTTACTTTAAATACAGATATTACAACAGTTGCTGTTGCTCTTCCTGGGTATTCAGACTCTTCTACAAATAATTTTACAGCTTTAGCCCATGAAGGGGTTAAGAATTTAGCTGCAAAAGAAGAATACATAAATTTTTTGGGTGAGTTAATAAGTGAATTAAAAGATAGATTTGAAGCTAAAGTTGTAACATATATTGGGCATAGTGCAGGGGCAATGATGGGAGCAACGCTAACAGGTGTTGAACCAAATTTGATAAATAATGCAGTTTTAGTTGGTGGTAGATATGATATCCATGAAAGTGATAAATCAACTGGTTTAATATCTATAGTAGATGTTCTTAATAAAGTTAGTAAAAAAACTAAATTTTTATTAATTTATGGTGAAAATGATAAAATATCACCTCCTGAAGTTACAAAAAATTTTTACAAATTAGCTATAGAAAAAGGCCTGGATGCTAAAATAATAGAAGTGAAAAATGGTGTACATTTGGATTTAGATATGACAGACACTTCATTGGAAGCTATTACAAAACTTCTTGAAGAGGAATAA
- the soxY gene encoding thiosulfate oxidation carrier protein SoxY: MNRRNFLSLGLGAFAVASLAPSTLSAVDFRKTLPKAWTAVKLEDGIKDVFGTSATTQGKVKLKAPDIAENGAVIPVTVSSKLAGSKVAIFQDANPETTVAVFSVPEGGIIDYSIRIKLAKTGTVTAVVESGGKLYSASKEVKVTIGGCGG; this comes from the coding sequence ATGAATAGAAGAAATTTTTTAAGTTTAGGGTTGGGTGCATTTGCAGTAGCTTCTTTAGCACCAAGTACATTAAGTGCCGTTGATTTTAGAAAAACATTACCTAAAGCATGGACTGCTGTTAAGTTAGAAGATGGTATCAAAGATGTTTTTGGTACAAGTGCAACAACGCAAGGGAAAGTTAAACTTAAAGCTCCAGATATCGCAGAGAATGGGGCTGTAATACCTGTAACTGTATCTTCAAAATTAGCTGGTTCAAAAGTTGCAATCTTCCAAGATGCAAATCCTGAAACAACAGTTGCAGTGTTTTCTGTACCAGAAGGTGGAATTATTGATTATTCAATTAGAATAAAATTAGCTAAAACTGGAACTGTTACAGCTGTTGTAGAATCAGGTGGAAAATTGTACTCTGCTTCAAAAGAAGTAAAAGTAACTATTGGTGGATGTGGTGGTTGA
- the soxA gene encoding sulfur oxidation c-type cytochrome SoxA, which yields MLLKIAKTTALIALTVSAFNITLNAKDFSAQAEKDRVALVKYFETKFQDPLKNRAEFFPYATDDELENGIAKGLKFQDFSEGSYSYNIDGKAQYEDLKEMPPYDFDVDTGKTLWNKAFANGKSFSTCFGTPDSFSKYPYFDNARNQVVTITQAVNECLTANGEKAWNTKKGDMAKLQAYMAQAAQDEGKITDVKIDSQAAADAYENGKEYYYTQRGYLKLNCAECHVGGSGKRVRNENLSPFLGQVSHFPVYRLKWKGVGTLERRLSGCIKDEGQVPPSDTSKDMKDLIFFMSYMSNGIKLDGPDVRK from the coding sequence ATGTTATTAAAAATTGCAAAGACTACAGCTTTGATAGCTTTAACTGTTAGTGCATTTAATATTACTTTAAATGCAAAAGACTTTTCTGCACAAGCTGAAAAAGATAGAGTAGCACTAGTTAAATATTTTGAAACTAAATTTCAAGATCCTTTAAAAAATAGAGCTGAATTTTTCCCGTATGCAACTGATGATGAGTTAGAAAATGGCATCGCAAAAGGTTTAAAGTTTCAAGATTTCTCAGAAGGTAGTTATTCATATAACATTGATGGGAAAGCTCAATATGAAGATTTAAAAGAGATGCCTCCTTATGATTTTGATGTAGATACTGGTAAAACATTATGGAATAAAGCATTTGCAAACGGTAAATCATTTTCAACATGTTTTGGAACTCCTGATTCTTTTTCAAAATATCCATATTTTGATAATGCAAGAAATCAAGTTGTAACTATTACTCAAGCTGTTAATGAATGTTTAACAGCAAATGGTGAAAAAGCATGGAATACTAAAAAAGGTGATATGGCTAAACTTCAAGCTTATATGGCACAAGCTGCTCAAGATGAAGGGAAAATTACTGATGTAAAAATTGATAGTCAAGCTGCTGCTGATGCATATGAAAATGGTAAAGAATATTACTATACACAAAGAGGTTATTTAAAACTAAATTGTGCTGAATGTCATGTTGGAGGTTCAGGAAAAAGAGTAAGAAATGAGAACTTATCTCCATTTTTAGGTCAAGTTTCACATTTCCCAGTTTATAGATTAAAATGGAAAGGTGTAGGAACTTTAGAGAGAAGATTATCTGGTTGTATTAAAGATGAAGGACAAGTTCCTCCAAGTGATACAAGTAAAGATATGAAAGATCTAATATTTTTTATGTCATATATGTCAAATGGTATAAAACTTGATGGTCCAGATGTAAGAAAGTAG
- the soxX gene encoding sulfur oxidation c-type cytochrome SoxX has translation MKLIRNFLMASAVTGVLASSALANADLVAQGEKIFNTKNLGNCLACHAVNGKKIDGPGSMGPKLTGLAYWDDKTLYDTVFDIYSARGLTNTSMPAFGKVGWLSDSQIKAVVAYLKTIN, from the coding sequence ATGAAATTAATTAGAAATTTTTTAATGGCATCAGCTGTTACTGGCGTACTTGCTTCAAGTGCACTTGCTAATGCTGATTTAGTAGCACAAGGTGAAAAAATCTTTAATACTAAAAACTTAGGAAATTGTTTAGCATGTCATGCTGTCAATGGTAAAAAAATTGATGGACCAGGAAGCATGGGGCCAAAATTAACTGGTTTAGCTTATTGGGATGACAAAACACTTTATGACACAGTATTTGACATTTATAGTGCAAGGGGATTGACTAATACATCAATGCCAGCATTTGGAAAAGTTGGATGGCTAAGTGATAGCCAAATAAAAGCAGTAGTTGCTTATTTAAAAACAATTAATTAG